Within the Salvia hispanica cultivar TCC Black 2014 chromosome 4, UniMelb_Shisp_WGS_1.0, whole genome shotgun sequence genome, the region AATTGATGTCCGATCTTGTGATTGCTACATATTGCAGTGCACCAACCGTGCTTCTAAAAAGCTTAGCATCTTCGAAAGGATTCCCAACtgattttcttaaatcacTGTTAGAAACCATGGGAGTAGGACACCCCTTTGCTCCTAACATGTTCACTCTCTTTAAAAGATCTTGAACATAGGTGGATTGACTAACATGCAGGCCATCTTTAGTTTTTAAAACCTCCACACCAAGAAATAGATTCACCTCCCTCAGATCTTTCAAAAGAAATGAGAGTGAAGTTGAGAAATAACAGTATGAATAGAAGAAGGAACATTACTAGTGATGAGCACAACCATGCCAACCCCAACACCACATCTGGTCCATGGATTGGCAAAATATGCAATGTGACTGTAAAGGTTTCCTGTTGAATTCGCAACTCTGTCGCCACACTTGCAAAAGCACACACCAATGATTCGCCTTTCACTACTACCGGATCCTTGTCGTCTCTTCCCATATAAACCAAAAAGGTCGTCTTACAAACGTGCCTGGGCACCCATTTCTCCGGGCAATACCAGCACAGGCCTAACCTTGTACACTCTGCCTTTTGAGCTCCGGTCAATCGAAGCACCGGCAATCCTGCAAAAATCTGTTCCCTTCgctggggggggggggggctGGAGCGGTTCGGTTGAGGCTCTGAAAGTGTCCGCTGCCCTGGTTGGGGACCAAGCTGGTTTCGGCCCTCACGAGGCTGCCATGCTCGTCGCAGGAAGGCTggttgtgtttgtttttttatcaatagCTGCAATGAATTCCAATGCTAAAGCAATGGCGGCCGCTGCCGACGGAGGATACAGAAACTTGACCTAATTTCGAACTGGCTGCTGCAAACCGTCCAAATATAGGGTCACTAGTCTGCTGTCGGGAACTCCCGAACTCTATTCAACATCCCCTCAAATTCCTTGTTGTAATCCTCTAACGACCCAGTCTGACATAGTTTGGCCAGCACCCCTAAATAGTCCACAAAGCATTTGGGATCAAAATGACAGCGGACATCCTCCAAAAGTTCACTCCACCTTGCCGCCGGGTTGCCCTCGCGATAATTAAAAACTCATTCCGCTACCGCAGGTTCAAACAACATAACCGCATCGTGTAAACGATATTCTTCAGGAAGCATGAAATGATCGAAGTAAAATTGAACTTTGGAGATCCAACTTACAGCATTCGACCGATCGAAACGCGGAGGCTTCATCTCTAACCCTTTTGCCTTGTCCGTGAGCTGGGTACCCACTGGTTGTCGATGTCCGGGCAGATCCCATGTTGATCCCCTGCTCCAAAACTACTGCTCCTGGGGCCGAATCCCCCATGAATCCATTGCTGGGGATGTGCGTGTCGTGGCCGGTAGATCCCACAACGAGTGATGTTTCGGTTGGAAAGACTACTGCACGATAGGAGGGCATAGCGAACTGGACGGCCCACTAGGGTTATTACGAACCCATCATGAAACCCTAGGAACGGTGCACTTGCTGCTAGCGGCAGAGACGGCACTGCAACATTCACTACCGAAAAAGGAGGAATACTGGGCATCGTGACCTCCACAACCGCTGCGCAGGATGGTTGTACGGTGGTTCCTGTTCCGGCCTGAGCGGATGGCGTGCGGAAGGCAGGCGACGATCGAAGTCATCCATTCTCGCCTCAAACCTGGCCATGCTAGCCACCAAGTGTTCGAGCAGAGTCTTAAATGGATCCAAGGGCAGTGGATCCGACGCCGAAGAGATTACCAGATTTGAAATAACGGGTATGGAACTCATAGGATCTGTTCGCCCCACACCGAGCTGATTACTTGACATGAGTTCAGCAATGGAATCACCAATTGTTAAGGGTGCTGTCCCTTAACAAATTTTCGACGTCGACGAGAAGATACTGTGGACGTCTCGAGCTTTCCCCGAGATCAGCTCCAAACTAGGGTTgcgataaaaataaagaagacgagaaaattgataaaatatgttatttcTTGATTAACAATTCATAACGCAACTCCCTTTTATATTCTAAGAACCCTAGATGATTCGACTGTCTTTTGCGATCCGGGAAAGAATCACCAAGAAAACCCGGAAAGGAGCTTATTGGGCTCGactcaaatatttaaataaatcagtccataatgcaaaaaataaaacatccaaaaataactaatattatactaagcaaaattaaatgagCGTTGCTTTCTCCTCGGGCGGTCATTGATCCTCTTAGTTTCTATCGGTCTTACTTCTTCCTCCGCTGTGGCGAACTCCTCTGCATTCTCCTCTGCTCCGACTTCCCCCATCGGTGTATCCATGATCAGAGTTGGGTTTACCTCCGTATCAGCGCCCCTGCAGATGGGTGTACCACGTATTAATCAATTCTTGATCCAACGGTTCACCGATATGCGCAGGGAAACAACACGTATCCAACTCCAGGCCCATTTGGTTGAAGAGATCTGGGAACGTAATGGAGTGGGAACATCATCATGATATGCGAGGCGGTGTTGTTTGTGTGATGTCGATAATTCTcgttgtatattttttttaatgaaataatattttttttctaataattatcatacgataatttttattccaatccaattaaaatataccaacaattgataaaataatatgatttgTGGCCGTGGACAAGTCTACTATTTGGCTTGACAAGTTTTTGTGGTCAGTGGAAAAGTTTTTTTTGGTTGTGTCTTGAGCATGTCCACATtattgtggacactcttaatagtttctttgttttttcattaaacattatattgtATCCTCCGTTCTGCCATAGTTGAAgggtttcttttcggcacaaaattctataaaaaaatgattattgtGTTAGATGGCGGGAGAGAAAAGTAATAGAGaataaaaagtagaaaagtaaataaagtagaaagatcaaagtaagagagagaatgaagttGGAAAGGAAATGTGAGTTAATTATTTCCATTtagggaaatgactcaactatgaatgaacttctcaaaataaaaaatatgattcaatCATGAAGGAacttcctaaaatggaaaaaatgactCCATTGTGGTAgaatggatggagtaattgacatgtattttgtgtgcaatttatagttttaaaacttatttaactatatatttacttgtatggtactccctccgtccctgaaattttgtcacatttttccatgttcatctgtcccataaaatttgtcacatttaactttttaccatttttagtagtggatcccacattccactaacatatTCTCatgcacattttattataaaactaatactttaaaagtaggacacaCGCCctaccaattttttcaactcactttccattgcatttattaaaactcctGTCTGATCAAACTGTGACCATTAAGGAAccgatggagtaataaattgttgTCGTGTATATATTTGTGAGTTTCAAACTTGATTTACTACCACTATTCTTACTTAACAAATGTGAATtcacaatttcaaattaattagtatgaataaaatattaattgggTCGTGTAACACGCGGACATGATACTAATACTAATGTAcattaaaagtaaaaaccATAAATCCCTGCATTTATATGGGATGAGAATAAGTAGATTAACAATCTGgctattttaataaaaaaaaatggaatcaTAAGTTTAAAGTTGCACGCATATAAGTTGACGTTTTGAATTGAATAGaggaataaatttatattaagaaaagttgaaAAGCGAACGTGTGAGgcgtgattattttttaagttggACATATACTGAAATgcatcattaattttaaattaagaagAGTTGAGATATTAGTTAATTTCTGAGTTggatgttttaattttaattatgaagaGAGTGTGCGATGCgacattataattatatggaATAAATCCATGTTGTctagaacaattaaaaccaaaagaaactattgatatatatacttcatcaCATGGAGAtgtcaaactttttttttttcgttcaACTCAATATGTCTACTTTCTACATTTAGGAAtaaatttctctctcctcattcTAGTTTATCATACTCAACTATTCACCTAAAATCTCGTTCCATTCAAGAATGTGGACTTCTTGAATGAGACGAAGAGAGTACTAATTATTAAAACTATGCATCGTAATACTCCCCCGGTCTTCATTAAATTTCCCACATTTTCTTATTCAGACAATCCctaataaatgtctcatttcacttttaccattttaaaaGTGGACTTTACATTCCGCTAACTTATTTTCACtcgtattttattataaagctaatataaaaaaataatacccacatcccactaacaaaatcaaattttttttaaaaatcgtaTAGGTCAAATATGTGACATTTAAAGAAGGCCGGAGGggataacaaaaataatacttctgttgtcccaactaagttggaGCATAACTTTTGGACTCGTAAATTAAGGAATTGTCTTTagtagattaaaataaaaataaataggagagaggaataaagtaagaaaaataagaaaaaataaagtggatgatgaaataaaataacagtAACTTAgttggaacggatggagtactaattttgtctgacaaataaacaagatctatatatagggatgtcaGTACAGCCTGCTAAATTTAGAGAGTTAAGGTTGGAAATTTctaacccgataaaattataacctgattaacccgcaacccaaACAGGGCAAACCTGAAGGGCTAACCTGAAAACTTGATAAAATGTATGTTGCTTTGTTTGTTTTACTCCTATTTGACACttcatgattatttttataatataaataactaaacaAAATAACCTTTACTTTTGTACTCAAATATGCATATCAGTCCCTCTGTACCACAATAAGAGTTACATATTGTCATTTCaattcgtcccacaataagaatcttactccctttgtcccaaaAGAGTATGACCATTTGgttcggcatgagttttaatgcatgattgaaaagtaagagagagatagaaagaaaaagttgttTTTAAAGTACTGTTAGTGGAGAAGGGTCCCacttcattagagagaaagaagtttataaaattagaaatttcatatttttcagggacagactaaaaaggaaatagttaATACTTTTCAGGGAGGGAGAGAGTATTTCACttttccataaattttaagttggtctcacattccaataattcacttcactcacatttattataaaatcaatataaaaaagtgggtcccatATTCCAtgaactttttcaactcactatTCTCACATTTCTCGAAACCTGTGCCCACACCAAATATGACTCCTATTGTTAAGGCTGAGCAAATACGGTATATTGTCTCGAAAAAATTTTATCGTCATTGTAttgaaaatatcgatatgaaataattttatatcgttACCGTATCAAAAGTTTCGGTATACCAGATTTCagtatatcgaaatatcggtATGGATAATATCTATATCGTTACCGTTTCGAAATTTCGGTATATCATACTGAATTTCGGTATGCCATTCTAAACAGTATATCGAAATTAAATGgatatctatttatgattttagtgtttcaaataaatattttttgaatataaaaataaattaaatggatatctattcatgaatttaaacttttaatcttaaaaaaataaattatattattattataacgGTATGTATCGATAATGCAATACGTATTGATTTTCGATATATTTTGGTACACAGATAATAtccttatatattgtatattcgatataaaacggtataccgcggtataagaaaattcatatcgttattgtATCTAAAACCTACGATTCGATATTGTATCGTACCGaaaatttcggtataccaaaagttccatatattttgatatttttcaatacgattgATGCAGTATTTTTTAGAACTagataaacctgcaagtatacagagtatatatagtatagctaaaggtcagtaccggatatcgaacacggggaagacgaacacaaagtgttTATCTTCTGctaaaactcaattactatctggagaaccGAAagatttgaaaacttttgaaaactgaaaatatttgaaagcaaataacaactatatgcaaataaaacatagagataaacgatagagataaggggaattccagggatgtgcgttcacagttatggttatacaaattccaaactacaataccctagcacagttattactttgataggacgagtcacctagttTATTCTCATgtgatgcaaacgttgattacaagattaggttgtcaatcctaacacataactccataaagctcctaagacccttgaaaagtcctcactctcaattaacagtgtcattttaagggaagctaactgtagcgtccaCTAAGTGGtcctaactcgctagaactctctcacagttatgaagcaagttgtattaaatcatacataattgtgtcactcaatcatgtaGCATCAAgattacttagggaagaaacaaagtaaaaacaaaacggatattaaatagaaaactggaattgtataaccaaagtagttactaacacattcctagaatcctatgagtttagttacacataaacAAAtggattgaagggaagacaatttgaacataaaactaaagcaaataaaacctgtaggttgaatccttgtcgttcttgatgttcttgaaatccttcttcaactccttgtcCAATGACGTACTCTAACTTTTGATCTCTGGgaattattttacaaaaagaagCTCTCGaattagggttggaggaggagTCTTGGAGACTCCACTTTTGGGGGCTATGGAAGGGTGAAATCTATAAATTAGGTTAtgaggtatatataggcttgagaaggataaaaatttggtaaaaagtCTCCTCCAAGCAATAGGAAATATGGAATTTTCATTCCCAATagaagaaggaaaagatttggcttcacaatgTAATATCTTATTTCCTTCTTTGAATTTCCGCCTAGACTGCATTCGACAACTTTgcgcgactttggtagaacggccataactttctccacagaactccgattgaggtgaTCTTGATACCAACTCTTTTCAAAACAAAGATAATGGTGTGTAGAACTCCCTTATCAGACTTCAGGATCACCTgcaaattgagtttgaatacAGCTGTCGTGCGCCGCGTTTCTGTGGCGGGCCACCGCACCTTGGCTGGTGGTCGCCGGACATTGATCAGAAGCTTCTGATTCCTTTTGGCGGTCGCCAGGCGTGTCTTTGTCACCGCTGAGCGCCGGGGGTCGCCGGAAGtgttgcggcggtcgccggatgCTACCTGAAGCTCCAAATTTCCTACTTCGCGTTTTTAACTccctttttaggctcaaatatgcacatttctcacaaaacacgtcaaaataccaaaatgtataaatatgcaattattggacatgtagagtgactttgacattaaaaacggaccaaataatggccttaaaaccgtGCAAAATCCCAGCATATCAACGATACGATtgatatactattttttcggtatattTACCTAGCCTTACCTATTGTTACACCCATGGAGTTTTAAAgataataatagataaataaattagaaatttcaaattcactagaaaactatttaaatttataaacatgctttaaaaaattttgaaatacgtttatgttttattttatttatacagATCTTAAATTTAGTCTTTGATCATGTTTGAGTTTAAACCTATATctcaattttatcataattaaatgttttacatcctataaatataactaattttcatcattatgtATTTGATCGAtcatatgttaattttatcggcAATCACCCGATCTTTTAAGGGTTAtagttgaacttttataacatGATTAGCCCACACCCAATTGACCCGCAATCCGAGTGGGATTGGTCTAAAACCTGTTGGAGTAACCTGATTTACATCCCTATTATATATCTTCAAGCTCGTAACTAAAAGTGTGTATTATATTGTAATGGTACAccactatttttttactcccttTATCTGTGAAATAACGTCTATCTGTGAAATAACGTCCTACAGTATTTTGCTATTTCGGGGTGTCTGTTtgtttatgatttaaaatctcatttactttttttcgtTCTACCGACCCCACCATTCACCTTATGCTATACACttacattctattataatatcaaatatataaaagtgacattcatatttcactaacttattttccTATGATTcttcataatttcaattaaattcttaaaatttgtgttgagTCAAACTACTATAAATGTTTCTCACGGTGATTAGTACACACAAAATGTCAACTTGTATGCGTGCAAAGAGcaactttaaattttgatcCTCCCAACTAATTTAAAGATTACACCTATTATACAAAGTTAGAGAATGTGGAATATCTCAATTCCACGCAGCTAGCTTCCCTTATATAAGTGTTGGGGACGATCGGTTTTAGTAAATACataagtgagagagagagagagagatggagataGAAAGTAGGGTAATATCAATAGAGACTATCACACCATCTTCTCCAACTCCAAAATCTCTTCAAAAACAccaactttcattttttgatcaaattatgCTTCCATCATTCAGTCACTTTGTCTACTTGTACTCATCGAATCCCAAATTTTCCAATTCCGAAAAATCAAAGCAACTAAAGAAATCCCTATCAGAGGTCCTCACCATATACTACCCCCTCGCCGGCCGCATCGTCGGAAATCTTTACGTGGACTGCAACGATGCTGGAATCCCCTTCTACGAGGCCGAAGCTGACTGTGACCTCTCCCAAATCATCACCACCCGAAACCCTacaaatttgaagaagaagtTTCTACCAGCTTTGACAACGGATGATCTTTGCCTGGGCATTCAAGCCACATATCTCCGCTGCGGCGGCCTCGCCGTGGGGATCAGCCTCACACACAAGGTCGCCGATGGGATATCTATTATCTTGTTCGTCAACACCTGGTCCGCCCTCGCGAGAGACAGAGACGGTGCGTCGCTGGTGAAGTTGGACACGGCCACCTATGCTCCGCCGCTGGACATTCTCCAGACCCCTTGTGCAAGACTATTGGACGAAGAGGTGACCGCCAGTAACTTGTTGTTCTCGGCGCCAGAGATCGCTGCTCTCCAGGAAAGGTACACCGCGGGTGGACTGGGCGGGCGTTGTCCGAGCCGGGTCGAGGCACTAACGGCTTTTATATGGACCTCCTACGTGTCGGCAGTCGGCATTAGGGGTCAAACCTGCATGGTGTATAATGCGGTAGACTTGAGGAGCCGGGCCGACCCGCCTCTCTCTGTACACCAGTTCGGTAACTTGGTTTCATCATCCAAGGTGGAGGCGGTGCCCGGGGACAGCGGCGTCCAGCTTATACGGAAGATGAGGGAAGCTTTGAAGGCGGTGGATGCCGGGTACGTGGCTGGGCTGAAGAAGAGGGAGATGCAGTTGGAAGTGCTGAGCACTGAAGCCAGTAGAGCCGCGGTGGATAGATTCTTCTTCTCAAGTCTATGCAGGTTTCCTTTTTACGAAGCGGACTTTAGGTGGggaacacccgaccgggtcaTCAGGTTTGGCATGCCCGTCAAAAAATCGGTCTATTTTATGGATACAAAGAGTGGGGGTGGAATTGAGGCACTCATAAAGATGACCAAACCAGATATGGACAAGCTTGAACCTCTTTTAATAATGTTAAAGACTGAGTTGTTGTaatcttcaaatttcatatactcctatattgcATGTGGTGTGGGAAATCGCAATTGTATTGCActtgtttctaatttattatatactcattTCAtctatatcaataaatttcttatttagaCTCGAcgatttttatgaaaatataaacgAAATTAGATACAAAAGTTAACTATTCAAATAGTAATGTAGATTTCTTAACTCATACACAAAATATCACATAGTTAAAATAAGaaccaaattcaaataaaaataaaaatttatgtattcctttaccaaaaaattattttagttagttaCCAAAATTTTTGTACATTTCGTGAATTTGTAGGCaatcaaattaatagtactacctccgtccctaaaaatttgtctcatttttctatttccgtccgtcccccgaaatttgtttcatttcacttttaccatttttggtagtggaccttatattcccctaactcattcctactcacattttattataaaactaatatataaaagtaggacccacaatccactagctttttcaactcactttccattacttttttaaaactcgtgccgaatcaaagtgggacaaattttactggacggaggtagtattaaataaaatagatggATCTCCTACAGTATAAGGTGATTTTTACCACATGAATCCTGTGGGTTGCATCGAGCTATATGAAACCCATGATTTTTACCAATTTAACCttagttttgagttttgataTCTTCCATTCTATGTGTGCAAGTGtgtatatataggggagcattaaACTACTTTCACCCCTTTAGatactatttccttttaaatatcattcatTGGATGAAAGCAGTGGAGGGTCCAGattaaaaaatcgaatttaattCCGTCCTACATTATtggtctctctctctatatatatatatataggtttgtgttaaaatgacaacttatcttaaaatgacaccgtgacatcgcttatacagcaatattataaacgctacacagcaatattacaaacactacacagcaatctatagattgctctatagtgtgtcggatattgcatgttcaataaaaattgttgTGTAAAGACCAGCACATTGCTGCCCGtctttttccttaatttttttttttgccacgtggcagcttattattcgtccacatgtacaaatgattggctagaaatggtggtatgatgttattttaaggggtggtggcaccctaacatgcccatatatatatatatatatatatatatattatatatatatatatatatatgatcatattctaatgcttatagcaccctaatctaaaatcaagaccaaatttccacccttagattttaaaatgagtggatgggattaaatcttacgaatctcaataaatagtaaacaaaatatcaacaaaagggtaatatcgtcattatgttatcatatgataattttcgtgaatgtttttttataacatattgtattacaaatatcaacaatatgatataagaatatcaacactagtacaagaaaatatcaacacatatttattgagatttttacatggatttattgagattttttgatgtatttgttgataaaaatctggttatcaacatttacgaaaactaaaataaaaaatatcaaatttcatcatccgaacgtcgtcggaacataattgagatctcgttggaatccttataaaataatctttaatttgatatattttttgcaaaaaaataatttaaatcgagagagttacgtaaatttaaagttttaagatgattttaataagATTGAATttacattaataccctctaattttatttattaattttcttaattaaaaatataatccatgtgacattatttcaaccactagatcttctaatctaatgactaagatttagtcatagtttgggattgctaattagttagcaattgatcactctcatatatatatatatatatatatatatatatatatatatatatatatatatatataggattgtgatcaattgagattttttatgctaattgagaaatgagatgaaaaacaaccactcatttttattaaatgagtggtccagatttttccacatggaaaatatctttagattaattaattatgaaagggcagaatggtaatatcatagtaaattttattcaataaatatttttttttaatttttaatttaaattttttattaatttttttaaaaaaatttaaattaatttttattttttttaaatttttttttcgttttttttttatttttttttattttttaaaaattttatttttcaactacatatacaattcatgtcaactacacacatataatgtcaactatgtgtacaatccatgtcaaccacacacacaattcatatcaactacacacatataatgtcaactatgtgtacaatccatgtcaactacatatacaattcatgtcaactacatgtacaattcatgtcaaatagtatttattgcataaagttgttgacatttgatgtgtagttgacatgaattgtacatatagttgaaaaaaaaaattttaaaaatttaaaaaaattaaaaaattaaaaaaaattaaaaaaaataaaaaaattacaattatcccctctgttgacataaactacatgctgttgacatttcacaaatattctggatgagtggcccatattgcatctcatttctcaatttagttaaataatctcaacctaacaagaccctatatatatatatagtcatattaaccacaaatTCACCCTTAAataccgaactagagaccaaattatggccactcatttttcttaatcttatggttatgattaatttacaattaatttaatattttattaaataaaaatgttttttttattattttattaacttaaattttttaattatttttaaaaaatatttgatttttttattttttttatttatatattttatttattttttattttttttattcgaaaaaatgttgttggagtaaataatgaactaaatgaatgtatgttatgaacttattacttcattcagtcgtgctattacttcattccgttagtttattatttcatttattcatgttattacttcatcctattagtttattatttcattccgttagtttatttcttcattcagtcatgctattacttcattctattagtttattacttcataatgtgttatgacataattatctttcagttgggcTTAGgtctattacttcattcagtcatgttataacttcattccattagtttattacttcattcagtcatgttattgttatgaacttattacttcattcagtcgtgctattacttcattccgttagtttattacttcatttattcatgctattacttcattctgttagttaattactccattctcgttagtttattacttcatccagtcatactattacttcattccattagtttattacttcataatgtgttatgacataattatctttcagttgggtttagggttattacttcattc harbors:
- the LOC125218058 gene encoding stemmadenine O-acetyltransferase-like; the encoded protein is MLPSFSHFVYLYSSNPKFSNSEKSKQLKKSLSEVLTIYYPLAGRIVGNLYVDCNDAGIPFYEAEADCDLSQIITTRNPTNLKKKFLPALTTDDLCLGIQATYLRCGGLAVGISLTHKVADGISIILFVNTWSALARDRDGASLVKLDTATYAPPLDILQTPCARLLDEEVTASNLLFSAPEIAALQERYTAGGLGGRCPSRVEALTAFIWTSYVSAVGIRGQTCMVYNAVDLRSRADPPLSVHQFGNLVSSSKVEAVPGDSGVQLIRKMREALKAVDAGYVAGLKKREMQLEVLSTEASRAAVDRFFFSSLCRFPFYEADFRWGTPDRVIRFGMPVKKSVYFMDTKSGGGIEALIKMTKPDMDKLEPLLIMLKTELL